One genomic window of Parasteatoda tepidariorum isolate YZ-2023 chromosome 9, CAS_Ptep_4.0, whole genome shotgun sequence includes the following:
- the LOC107446970 gene encoding fibroin heavy chain — protein MYLRLVQLRSQKTAGIFHVVTSCFDKSRKMQYKNGSTGSAAASAGAGGYGQGAGQGYGAGAGSGAGAGGAGGYGQGAGQGSGAGAGAGAGAGAAGGYGQGAGQGYGAGSGAGAGAAAAAGAGAGGAGGYGQGAGQGYGAGAGSASAGAGAAGGYGQGAGQGYGAGAGSASAGAGAAGGYGQGAGQGYGAGAGSGAGAGAGAGGGYGQGAGQGYGAGAGSGAGAGAAAGAGAGGAGGYGQGAGQGYGAGAGSGAGAGSGAGAGAGAAGGAGGYGQGAGEGYGAGAGSGAGAGAGVGAAGGYGQGAGQGYGAGAGSGAGAGASATAGTGAGGAGGYGQGAGQGYGAGAGSGAGAGQGYGAGAGSGAGAGAGAGAGSGYGQGAGGAGGYGQGAGQGYGAGAGSGAGAGAAAGAGAGGAGGYGQGAGQGYGSGSGSAGAYSVGAASASGATSSQVSQIQNVVTTTQTENIIATAGSTGSAAASAGAGGYGQGAGQGYGAGTGSGAGAGAGGAGYYGQGAGQGYGAGAGAGAGAGAGGAGGYGQGAGQGYGAGAGASAGAGAAGGYGQGAGQGYGAGAGSGAGAGAGAGAGGGYGQGAGQGYGAGAGSGAGAGAAAAAGAGAGGARGYGQGAGQGYGAGAGAGAAGGYGQGVGQGYGTGAGSGAGAGAGAGAAGGYGQGADQGYGAGAGSGAGAGAGAGAGGGYGQGAGQGYGAGAGSGAGAGAAAATGAGAGGAGGYGQGAGQGYGAGAGSGARAGAGAAGGYGQGAGQGYGAGSGAGAGAAAAAGAGAGGAGGYGQGAGQGYGAGAGSGAGAGAGVAGGYGQGAGQGYGAGAGSGAGAGGAGGYGQGAGQGYGAGAGAGSGYGQGAGQGYGAGAGAAAAAGAGAGGAGIYGQGAGQGYGAGAGTGGGAGAGAGAGSGYGQGAGQGYGAGAGSGAGAGAAAGAGAGGAGGYGQGASQGYGAGAGSGAGAGAGAGGAGGYRQGAGQGYGAGAGSGAGAGAAAAAGAGAGAGAGGAGGYGQGAGQGYGAGAGSGAGGYGQGAGQGYGAGAGSGAGAGAGAAGGYGQGAGQGYGTGSGSAGAYSVGTASASGSTASQVSQTQNVVTTTQTENIIATGGSTGSAAASAGAGGYGQGAGQGYGAGSGSGAGAGGYGQGAGQGYGVGAGAGAAAGGYGQAVQTGYSSGGGAASGAGAAAGGYGQGVQTGYGSAAGASASAASRINSGASQSRISSAASSLASGGVLNVGALQSVVSNLIGQVSATSAGASQAEVVIQALLELVATLIHILSTSNIGQIDFSSIGNSAAAVSQSLGAVLG, from the exons ATGTACCTGCGTCTTGTTCAACTGCGCAGTCAAAAGACAGCTGGAATCTTTCATGTCGTGACTTCTTGCTTTGACAAGTCACGAAAAATGCAGTATAAAAATGGTAGTACAGGCAGTGCTGCAGCCTCAGCTGGAGCAGGAGGATACGGCCAAGGAGCAGGTCAAGGCTATGGTGCTGGCGCAGGCTCTGGCGCAGGTGCAGGAGGAGCAGGAGGTTATGGACAAGGAGCAGGTCAAGGCTCTGGTGCTGGTGCAGGAGCAGGTGCTGGTGCTGGAGCCGCTGGAGGATATGGACAAGGAGCAGGTCAAGGCTATGGTGCAGGCTCTGGAGCTGGTGCCGGAGCTGCAGCTGCAGCAGGTGCAGGAGCAGGTGGAGCAGGAGGTTATGGACAAGGAGCAG GTCAAGGCTATGGTGCTGGTGCAGGATCTGCAAGTGCTGGTGCTGGAGCCGCTGGAGGATATGGACAAGGAGCAGGTCAAGGCTATGGTGCTGGTGCAGGATCTGCAAGTGCTGGTGCTGGAGCCGCTGGAGGATATGGACAAGGAGCAG GTCAAGGCTATGGTGCGGGAGCAGGTTCTGGTGCAGGAGCAGGTGCTGGTGCTGGTGGGGGATATGGACAAGGAGCAGGTCAAGGCTATGGTGCAGGTGCAGGCTCCGGAGCTGGTGCTGGAGCTGCAGCAGGTGCAGGAGCAGGTGGAGCAGGAGGTTACGGACAAGGAGCAGGTCAGGGCTATGGTGCTGGCGCAGGGTCTGGTGCAGGAGCAG GGTCTGGTGCAGGAGCAGGTGCTGGTGCAGCAGGTGGAGCAGGAGGTTATGGACAAGGAGCAGGTGAAGGCTATGGTGCTGGCGCAGGGTCGGGAGCAGGAGCAGGTGCTGGTGTTGGAGCTGCCGGAGGATATGGACAAGGAGCAGGTCAAGGCTATGGTGCTGGTGCTGGGTCTGGAGCTGGTGCCGGAGCTTCAGCTACAGCAGGTACAGGAGCAGGTGGAGCAGGAGGTTATGGACAAGGAGCAGGTCAAGGATATGGTGCTGGCGCAGGATCTGGTGCAGGAGCAG GTCAAGGCTATGGTGCGGGCGCAGGGTCTGGTGCAGGAGCAGGTGCTGGTGCAGGAGCTGGTAGCGGATATGGACAAGGAGCTG GTGGAGCTGGAGGTTATGGACAAGGAGCAGGTCAAGGCTATGGTGCTGGTGCAGGCTCTGGAGCTGGTGCCGGAGCTGCAGCAGGTGCAGGAGCAGGTGGAGCCGGAGGTTATGGACAAGGAGCTG GTCAAGGCTATGGTTCTGGTTCTGGATCAGCAGGAGCCTATTCAGTAGGAGCTGCATCAGCCAGTGGAGCAACCTCATCACAAGTTTCCCAGATCCAAAATGTAGTTACAACTACtcaaacagaaaatataattgcTACAGCGGGTAGTACAGGCAGTGCTGCAGCCTCTGCAGGAGCAGGAGGATACGGCCAAGGTGCAGGTCAAGGCTATGGTGCTGGCACAGGCTCTGGCGCAGGAGCAGGTGCAGGAGGAGCAGGATATTATGGACAAGGAGCAGGTCAAGGCTATGGTGCAGGAGCAGGTGCTGGTGCAGGAGCAGGTGCAGGAGGAGCAGGAGGTTACGGACAAGGAGCAGGTCAAGGCTATGGTGCTGGAGCAGGAGCAAGTGCTGGTGCTGGAGCCGCTGGAGGATATGGACAAGGAGCAG GTCAAGGCTATGGTGCGGGGGCAGGTTCTGGAGCAGGAGCAGGTGCTGGTGCTGGAGCTGGTGGAGGATATGGACAAGGAGCAG GTCAAGGATATGGTGCTGGTGCAGGCTCTGGAGCTGGTGCAGGAGCTGCAGCTGCAGCAGGCGCAGGAGCAGGTGGGGCAAGAGGTTATGGACAAGGAGCAGGTCAAGGCTATG GTGCAGGAGCAGGTGCTGGAGCTGCTGGGGGATATGGACAAGGAGTAGGTCAAGGCTATGGCACTGGTGCAGGATCTGGAGCCGGTGCAGGGGCAG GTGCTGGAGCCGCTGGAGGATATGGACAAGGAGCAGATCAAGGCTATGGTGCGGGAGCAGGGTCTGGTGCAGGAGCAGGTGCTGGCGCTGGAGCTGGTGGAGGATATGGACAAGGAGCAGGTCAAGGCTATGGAGCTGGTGCAGGCTCTGGAGCTGGTGCCGGAGCTGCAGCTGCAACAGGAGCAGGAGCAGGTGGAGCAGGAGGTTATGGACAAGGAGCAG GTCAAGGCTATGGTGCTGGAGCAGGATCTGGTGCAAGAGCAGGTGCTGGAGCTGCAGGAGGATATGGACAAGGAGCAGGTCAAGGGTATGGTGCAGGCTCTGGAGCTGGTGCCGGAGCTGCTGCTGCAGCAGGTGCAGGAGCAGGTGGAGCAGGAGGTTATGGACAAGGAGCAGGTCAAGGCTATGGTGCTGGCGCAGGATCTGGTGCAGGAGCAGGTGCTGGTGTTGCTGGAGGATATGGACAAGGAGCAGGTCAAGGCTATGGTGCTGGAGCAGGATCTG GTGCAGGAGCAGGTGGAGCAGGAGGTTATGGACAAGGAGCAGGTCAAGGCTATG GTGCTGGTGCAGGAGCTGGTAGCGGATATGGACAAGGAGCTGGTCAAGGCTATGGAGCTGGAGCAGGGGCAGCAGCTGCTGCAGGTGCCGGAGCAG GTGGAGCCGGAATTTATGGACAAGGAGCTGGTCAAGGCTATGGTGCTGGCGCAGGAACTGGTGGAGGTGCAGGAGCAGGTGCTGGAGCTGGTAGCGGATATGGACAAGGAGCAG GTCAAGGCTATGGTGCTGGTGCAGGCTCTGGAGCTGGTGCCGGAGCTGCAGCAGGTGCAGGAGCAGGTGGAGCAGGAGGTTATGGACAAGGAGCAA GTCAAGGATATGGTGCTGGCGCAGGATCTGGTGCAGGAGCAGGTGCTGGAGCAGGAGGAGCTGGAGGTTATAGACAAGGAGCAGGTCAAGGCTATGGTGCTGGTGCAGGGTCTGGAGCTGGTGCCGGAGCTGCAGCTGCAGCAGGTGCCGGAGCAG GTGCTGGAGCAGGAGGAGCCGGAG GTTATGGACAAGGAGCAGGTCAAGGCTATGGTGCTGGTGCAGGCTCTGGAGCTG GAGGTTATGGACAAGGAGCAGGTCAAGGCTATGGTGCTGGTGCAGGATCTGGTGCAGGAGCAGGTGCTGGAGCTGCTGGAGGATACGGACAAGGAGCTGGTCAAGGTTATGGTACTGGTTCTGGATCAGCAGGAGCATATTCAGTAGGAACTGCATCAGCCAGTGGATCAACCGCATCACAAGTGTCACAGACCCAAAATGTAGTTACAACTACTCAAACAGAGAATATAATTGCTACAGGTGGTAGTACAGGCAGTGCTGCCGCTTCTGCAGGAGCAGGAGGATACGGCCAAGGTGCAGGACAAGGGTATGGTGCTGGTTCAGGATCTGGTGCCGGTGCAGGAGGTTATGGCCAAGGGGCAGGACAAGGCTATGGTGTTGGAGCAG GTGCTGGAGCAGCCGCCGGTGGTTATGGCCAAGCAGTACAAACCGGATACAGTTCTGGAGGTGGTGCAGCTTCTGGTGCAGGTGCTGCAGCAGGAGGCTATGGCCAAGGTGTACAAACTGGATATGGAAGTGCTGCAGGAGCTAGTGCATCCGCTGCTTCACGAATTAATTCTGGAGCATCTCAATCCAGAATCAGTTCAGCTGCTTCCAGTTTGGCCTCAGGTGGGGTATTGAATGTAGGTGCCTTGCAATCCGTTGTATCTAACTTGATCGGACAAGTCAGTGCTACTTCTGCCGGAGCATCTCAAGCTGAAGTAGTTATACAAGCTCTTCTGGAACTGGTGGCTACCCTCATACACATATTGAGTACCTCCAATATAGGTCAAATCGACTTCAGCTCAATCGGAAACTCTGCAGCGGCTGTTAGTCAATCTTTAGGAGCTGTTCtcggttaa
- the LOC107438375 gene encoding delta-like protein C, with translation MGMNTTLLLINCFTIYFMFELVGAERNVSDIYHMNLKVLSGSREDTGRCTSREDCNFMGVCRGNLGEEYCDCFQGISGKNCDIIDECVDNPGMCGNDPDVSCGFHRKKRRTICECLTFGKRFDIPTKTCVDRKPCQTYKECFNGADCINANYDYDEKEPHYCECKFGTSGDYCERVEECIDNPNYCGDGGGVICRYNTYLERAYCQCKDQNQRFDWPQKRCVERNKCRTNEDCLPFGVCHDKCTRWEPCLDYEHIEKKRSCHCIEGTSGEHCKVIDDCHNKVVDCGTSDHVTCDYYYNHGITAYAFCRCKDRNLLFDHHDKQCKVCDCGAGATSCSFRDGVKTCTCHRGHYNHGDRCEDCNCGENSKGCTFTNSEKICVCNPGYKNVGGICESE, from the exons ATGGGGATGAATACGACACTCTTGCTAATAAAttgtttcacaatttatttcatgtttgaGCTTGTCGGTGCTGAAAGAAATGTGAGTGACATTTATCACATGAACTTAAAAGTATTAAGTGGAAGCAGAGAAGACACAG GTCGTTGCACGTCAAGAGAAGATTGTAACTTCATGGGTGTTTGTCGAGGTAACTTAGGAGAAGAGTATTGCGACTGTTTTCAAGGCATTAGTGGCAAAAACTGTGACATCATCGATGAGTGCGTCGACAATCCGGGCATGTGTGGCAATGACCCAGATGTCTCCTGTGGATTCCACCGGAAGAAGCGGAGGACCATCTGCGAATGTCTGACATTCGGGAAGAGATTCGACATTCCCACTAAAACATGTGTGGATCGAA AGCCCTGCCAAACTTATAAGGAGTGTTTTAACGGAGCAGACTGTATAAATGCTAATTACGATTACGATGAAAAAGAACCTCATTACTGTGAATGTAAATTCGGGACAAGTGGAGACTACTGCGAAAGAGTGGAAGAATGTATCGACAATCCCAACTATTGCGGTGATGGAGGTGGCGTCATCTGTAGGTATAATACATATCTGGAGCGAGCTTATTGTCAGTGCAAGGACCAGAACCAGAGATTTGATTGGCCGCAAAAAAGATGCGTCGAGCGAA ATAAGTGTCGGACAAACGAGGATTGTTTACCTTTCGGTGTATGTCACGATAAGTGCACCAGATGGGAACCCTGTCTAGATTACGAACACATTGAGAAGAAGCGTTCCTGCCACTGCATTGAGGGCACCAGTGGAGAACACTGCAAAGTGATCGATGATTGTCACAACAAGGTAGTGGACTGCGGCACGAGCGATCACGTGACCTGCGACTACTACTACAACCACGGTATAACAGCGTATGCTTTCTGCAGATGCAAAGATCGCAATCTGCTATTCGATCATCATGACAAACAATGCAAGG tgTGCGATTGTGGTGCTGGTGCAACATCCTGTAGTTTCAGAGATGGAGTGAAAACTTGCACATGCCATCGAGGACATTACAACCACGGAGACAGATGCGAAG ATTGCAACTGCGGAGAAAACTCGAAAGGATGTACTTTCACAAATAGTGAGAAAATATGCGTCTGCAATCCTGGATACAAAAATGTTGGTGGTATTTGCGAGTCGGAATAA